A genomic region of Alligator mississippiensis isolate rAllMis1 chromosome 4, rAllMis1, whole genome shotgun sequence contains the following coding sequences:
- the GGA1 gene encoding ADP-ribosylation factor-binding protein GGA1 isoform X1: MEPEALEARINQATNPLNKSLDWDGINAFCQQLNKEPDGPPLATRLLAHKIQSPQEWEAIQALTVLETCMKNCGKRFHDEVGKFRFLNELIKVVSPKYLGSRTSEKVKSKILELMYSWTLGLPLEVKITEAYQMLKKQGIVKCDPKLPDDAPFPPPPPRPKNIIFDDEEKSKMLARLLKSSHPEDLRAANKLIKEMVQEDQKRMEKISKRVNAIEEVNNNVKLLTEMVTSYTKGETTESNEDLMKELYQRCERMRPMLFRLASDTEDNDEALAEILQANDNLTQVINLYKQLVKGEEINGETVAGPLRGSTSALLDLSGLDMVVTGPSYPALPTLSGGTGVPVPDQASSISLLDDELMSLGLNDPPLSSAQGMGSSGWNSFQSSDSSELGIPSNTAASATQADAGAPAQKSSSATSGLDDLDLLGKTLLQQSLPPESQQVRWEKQPPPRLTLRDLQNKSSSCASVKITGTPALLGKISLNPTTTQRSPSEQPPSTSLPTTAPMPTGAVPAAALVEPPAAMSPQEISLANITVPLESIKPSSILPVTVYDQHGFRVLFHFAQDSLPERPDVLVVVISMLSTAPLPICNIVFQSAVPKVMKVKLQPPSGTELPAFNPIVHPTAITQVLLLANPQKEKVRLRYKLTFTMGEQTYNEIGDVDQFPPPESWGNL, from the exons ATGGAGCCCGAGGCGCTGGAGGCGCGGATCA ACCAGGCCACCAACCCGCTGAACAAGAGCCTGGACTGGGACGGCATCAACGCCTTCTGCCAGCAGCTCAACAAGGAGCCGGACGG ccccccacttgCTACCCGGCTTCTAGCTCACAAGATCCAATCCCCGCAGGAGTGGGAAGCCATCCAGGCCCTGACG GTGCTGGAGACCTGCATGAAGAACTGTGGCAAGCGCTTCCATGATGAGGTGGGCAAGTTCCGCTTTCTCAACGAGCTCATCAAGGTGGTGTCCCCCAAG TACCTTGGCAGCCGAACTTCAGAGAAGGTGAAGTCAAAGATCCTGGAGCTGATGTATAGCTGGACGCTGGGGTTGCCTCTCGAGGTGAAGATTACAGAGGCCTACCAGATGCTGAAAAAGCAAG GCATTGTGAAATGCGACCCAAAGCTGCCAGACGATGCTCCCTTCCCACCACCTCCACCCCGGCCCAAAAACATCATCTTTGATGATGAGGAGAAGTCCAAG ATGCTGGCTCGCCTGCTGAAAAGCTCCCACCCTGAGGACCTCCGAGCTGCCAACAAGCTCATCAAGGAGATGGTCCAAGAG GACCAGAAGCGAATGGAGAAGATCTCCAAGAGGGTGAATGCCATTGAGGAAGTGAACAACAATGTGAAATTGCTGACTGAGATGGTGACCAGCTACACCAAGGGGGAGACAACAGAAAGCAATGAGGACCTCATGAAG GAGCTGTATCAGCGCTGTGAGCGAATGAGGCCCATGCTCTTCCGGCTCGCCAGCGATACAGAGGACAATGACGAGGCGCTGG CGGAAATCCTGCAAGCCAATGACAACTTGACGCAGGTGATCAACCTGTACAAGCAGCTTGTTAAAGGAGAGGAGATCAACGGAGAGACTGTGGCTGGCCCCCTCCGAG GGAGCACCTCTGCACTCCTGGACCTGTCTGGGCTGGACATGGTGGTGACGGGCCCCTCCTACCCAGCCTTACCCACTCTCTCAGGTGGCACTGGAGTCCCTGTGCCTGACCAAGCCagctccatctccctgctggaTGATGAGCTCATGTCTTTAG GGCTGAATGACCCACCACTCTCCTCTGCACAGGGcatgggcagcagtggctggaacAGTTTTCAG TCATCAGACAGCAGTGAGCTTGGCATCCCCTCCAACACGGCTGCTTCAGCAACCCAAGCAGATGCGGGAGCTCCTGCACAAAAGTCTTCCTCTGCCACCAGTGGCCTGGATGACCTGGACCTGCTGGGGAAAACTCTGTTACAACAGTCACTGCCTCCAGAGTCTCAGCAAGTCCGGTG gGAGAAGCAGCCACCCCCACGGCTCACCTTGCGGGATCTCCAGAACAAGAGCAGCTCTTGTGCCTCAGTGAAGATCACGGGtaccccagccctgcttggcAAAATCTCCCTGAACCCTACCACTACCCAGCGCTCTCCctcggagcagcctccctccacctCACTCCCAACAACTGCTCCCATGCCAACTggagctgtccctgctgctgccctggtggAGCCCCCTGCTGCTATGTCACCCCAGGAGATCTCACTAGCTAATATCACAGTGCCTCTGGAGTCAATCAAGCCAA GCAGCATCCTCCCCGTCACTGTCTATGACCAGCATGGCTTCCGTGTCCTCTTCCACTTCGCCCAAGACTCCCTGCCCGAGCGGCCTGACGTGCTGGTGGTGGTGATCTCCATGCTCAGCACAGCCCCGCTCCCTATCTGCAACATTGTCTTTCAGTCAGCTGTCCCCAAG GTGATGAAAGTCAAGCTGCAGCCTCCCTCAGGGACAGAGCTCCCAGCATTTAACCCCATCGTTCACCCAACTGCCATCACCCAAGTCCTGCTGCTTGCGAACCCACAGAAG GAGAAAGTGAGGCTACGATACAAGTTGACCTTCACCATGGGGGAGCAGACTTACAACGAGATAGGGGATGTGGACCAGTTCCCCCCTCCAGAGTCCTGGGGGAACCTCTAG
- the GGA1 gene encoding ADP-ribosylation factor-binding protein GGA1 isoform X2 codes for MEPEALEARINQATNPLNKSLDWDGINAFCQQLNKEPDGPPLATRLLAHKIQSPQEWEAIQALTVLETCMKNCGKRFHDEVGKFRFLNELIKVVSPKYLGSRTSEKVKSKILELMYSWTLGLPLEVKITEAYQMLKKQGIVKCDPKLPDDAPFPPPPPRPKNIIFDDEEKSKMLARLLKSSHPEDLRAANKLIKEMVQEDQKRMEKISKRVNAIEEVNNNVKLLTEMVTSYTKGETTESNEDLMKELYQRCERMRPMLFRLASDTEDNDEALAEILQANDNLTQVINLYKQLVKGEEINGETVAGPLRGSTSALLDLSGLDMVVTGPSYPALPTLSGGTGVPVPDQASSISLLDDELMSLGLNDPPLSSAQGMGSSGWNSFQSSDSSELGIPSNTAASATQADAGAPAQKSSSATSGLDDLDLLGKTLLQQSLPPESQQVRWEKQPPPRLTLRDLQNKSSSCASVKITGTPALLGKISLNPTTTQRSPSEQPPSTSLPTTAPMPTGAVPAAALVEPPAAMSPQEISLANITVPLESIKPRESEATIQVDLHHGGADLQRDRGCGPVPPSRVLGEPLGPTACGLLLNPGGSLVPCSSFPQDGRGLIWGWYSADAAALLLWYWIVKGWGRRAHEGWWEVSEPKEGDAKLLCLSNLFLS; via the exons ATGGAGCCCGAGGCGCTGGAGGCGCGGATCA ACCAGGCCACCAACCCGCTGAACAAGAGCCTGGACTGGGACGGCATCAACGCCTTCTGCCAGCAGCTCAACAAGGAGCCGGACGG ccccccacttgCTACCCGGCTTCTAGCTCACAAGATCCAATCCCCGCAGGAGTGGGAAGCCATCCAGGCCCTGACG GTGCTGGAGACCTGCATGAAGAACTGTGGCAAGCGCTTCCATGATGAGGTGGGCAAGTTCCGCTTTCTCAACGAGCTCATCAAGGTGGTGTCCCCCAAG TACCTTGGCAGCCGAACTTCAGAGAAGGTGAAGTCAAAGATCCTGGAGCTGATGTATAGCTGGACGCTGGGGTTGCCTCTCGAGGTGAAGATTACAGAGGCCTACCAGATGCTGAAAAAGCAAG GCATTGTGAAATGCGACCCAAAGCTGCCAGACGATGCTCCCTTCCCACCACCTCCACCCCGGCCCAAAAACATCATCTTTGATGATGAGGAGAAGTCCAAG ATGCTGGCTCGCCTGCTGAAAAGCTCCCACCCTGAGGACCTCCGAGCTGCCAACAAGCTCATCAAGGAGATGGTCCAAGAG GACCAGAAGCGAATGGAGAAGATCTCCAAGAGGGTGAATGCCATTGAGGAAGTGAACAACAATGTGAAATTGCTGACTGAGATGGTGACCAGCTACACCAAGGGGGAGACAACAGAAAGCAATGAGGACCTCATGAAG GAGCTGTATCAGCGCTGTGAGCGAATGAGGCCCATGCTCTTCCGGCTCGCCAGCGATACAGAGGACAATGACGAGGCGCTGG CGGAAATCCTGCAAGCCAATGACAACTTGACGCAGGTGATCAACCTGTACAAGCAGCTTGTTAAAGGAGAGGAGATCAACGGAGAGACTGTGGCTGGCCCCCTCCGAG GGAGCACCTCTGCACTCCTGGACCTGTCTGGGCTGGACATGGTGGTGACGGGCCCCTCCTACCCAGCCTTACCCACTCTCTCAGGTGGCACTGGAGTCCCTGTGCCTGACCAAGCCagctccatctccctgctggaTGATGAGCTCATGTCTTTAG GGCTGAATGACCCACCACTCTCCTCTGCACAGGGcatgggcagcagtggctggaacAGTTTTCAG TCATCAGACAGCAGTGAGCTTGGCATCCCCTCCAACACGGCTGCTTCAGCAACCCAAGCAGATGCGGGAGCTCCTGCACAAAAGTCTTCCTCTGCCACCAGTGGCCTGGATGACCTGGACCTGCTGGGGAAAACTCTGTTACAACAGTCACTGCCTCCAGAGTCTCAGCAAGTCCGGTG gGAGAAGCAGCCACCCCCACGGCTCACCTTGCGGGATCTCCAGAACAAGAGCAGCTCTTGTGCCTCAGTGAAGATCACGGGtaccccagccctgcttggcAAAATCTCCCTGAACCCTACCACTACCCAGCGCTCTCCctcggagcagcctccctccacctCACTCCCAACAACTGCTCCCATGCCAACTggagctgtccctgctgctgccctggtggAGCCCCCTGCTGCTATGTCACCCCAGGAGATCTCACTAGCTAATATCACAGTGCCTCTGGAGTCAATCAAGCCAA GAGAAAGTGAGGCTACGATACAAGTTGACCTTCACCATGGGGGAGCAGACTTACAACGAGATAGGGGATGTGGACCAGTTCCCCCCTCCAGAGTCCTGGGGGAACCTCTAGGTCCTACAGCCTGTGGCCTGCTTCTGAATCCTGGTGGCTCTTTGGTGCCCTGCTCCAGTTTCCCTCAGGATGGCAGGGGCCTCATCTGGGGCTGGTATTCAGCTgatgctgctgctctcctgctctGGTACTGGATAGTGAAGGGCTGGGGCCGGAGAGCGCATGAAGGATGGTGGGAGGTCTCGGAGCCTAAAGAAGGCGACGCAAAGCTGCTCTGCCTCTCCAACCTGTTCCTGTCCTAA